One stretch of Argiope bruennichi chromosome 3, qqArgBrue1.1, whole genome shotgun sequence DNA includes these proteins:
- the LOC129963523 gene encoding G-protein coupled receptor dmsr-1-like encodes MPNMSISIQPTMVSVVCCFSLPNVNYTESAPQAYNQEGYEPFFPNFNESDYSWLGDIETLDFTINATSDHLFRETAPPRPYYGDHFRTFRSAYLSVHGYLGVIVCIFGIFANVLNIIVLTRKDMLSPTNAILTGLAVADMLVMVSYLPFCIHNYIRVNQPPEEKFSYGWAVFTLFHAHFTVVCHTISTWLTVTLAVWRFLAVSFPAASKTWCSMPRAKCAIICTYLNCALFCLPVYLTFTIIEVSHNGKFAYRVSFSEIAQSNHQALEKVNFWIFSVLTKLIPCIALTGLSLGLIKVLYEANKRKQRLKNRIENDRTHDRTTRMLLAILLLFLITEFPSGIVALLSGILGKAFFDNVYLNLGEFVDFLALVNSAINFILYCSMSRQFRDTFANLFTPKIVSKWMAVPTEPNTTVDTTCV; translated from the coding sequence ATGCCCAACATGTCGATATCAATTCAACCAACGATGGTATCCGTTGTCTGCTGCTTTAGTCTACCAAACGTCAACTACACCGAATCTGCACCTCAAGCTTATAATCAAGAGGGTTATGAACCATTTTTTCCGAATTTCAATGAAAGTGATTATAGTTGGTTAGGCGACATTGAAACCTTGGATTTTACAATCAATGCGACATCGGATCATCTATTCAGAGAGACTGCTCCTCCCAGGCCATATTATGGGGACCATTTTAGAACATTCAGGAGCGCATACTTATCAGTGCATGGCTACTTAGGGGTCATCGTTTGCATATTTGGCATATTTGCTAACGTTCTGAATATCATCGTACTGACCAGAAAAGATATGCTTTCACCGACAAATGCAATTCTCACTGGATTAGCCGTGGCAGATATGTTGGTCATGGTATCATATCTGCCATTTTGTATTCATAACTATATCAGGGTCAATCAGCCACCTGAAGAAAAGTTTTCTTACGGGTGGGCTGTTTTTACACTTTTCCATGCTCATTTTACAGTTGTTTGTCACACCATATCAACCTGGCTTACCGTGACCCTTGCCGTTTGGAGATTCTTAGCCGTCAGCTTTCCAGCGGCAAGTAAAACCTGGTGCAGTATGCCTAGAGCTAAATGCGCCATAATTTGCACTTACTTGAATTGCGCATTGTTTTGTCTACCAGTATATCTGACATTTACCATTATCGAGGTGTCTCACAATGGGAAATTTGCCTACAGGGTATCCTTCAGTGAGATCGCTCAAAGCAACCATCAAGCTTTGGAGAAAGTAAACTTTTGGATTTTCAGCGTACTTACCAAGCTCATTCCTTGCATTGCTCTTACAGGATTGAGCTTGGGTCTGATCAAAGTTCTATACGAAGCTAACAAGAGGAAACAGAGATTAAAAAACCGAATTGAAAATGACAGAACTCATGATCGCACTACCAGAATGCTTCTGGCTATACTTCTGCTCTTTCTCATCACCGAATTTCCATCTGGAATAGTTGCTCTGCTCAGTGGAATCTTGGGAAAGGCTTTCTTTGATAACGTGTATCTAAATCTTGGAGAATTTGTCGACTTCTTGGCCCTTGTAAACAGTGCCATCAACTTCATTCTTTATTGCTCAATGAGTAGGCAATTTCGCGATACATTTGCGAATCTTTTCACACCCAAGATTGTCTCCAAGTGGATGGCTGTACCTACTGAACCAAATACAACGGTAGATACGACCTGTGTCTGa